The following are from one region of the Acidobacteriota bacterium genome:
- a CDS encoding nucleotidyl transferase AbiEii/AbiGii toxin family protein, with product MRLSEHPDFQQAIVQAAEHFAGRGLRPALIEKDYYVTEALRVIAVTVGDKCIFKGGTSLSKGWSLIQRFSEDVDIFLDPRAFDPVLGRNGINRELKALRDAVAAHPGLTFLPDESRTVGGFGRADRFSFVQAFGGPGEVAGSVLVEAGTASGREPTADVEIRSYLAEFLAERGVSLGAVDEGGFTMRLLHFRRTFVEKLFAI from the coding sequence ATGAGACTCAGCGAGCATCCAGACTTCCAACAGGCGATCGTGCAAGCCGCTGAGCACTTCGCCGGAAGAGGACTGCGCCCCGCGCTCATCGAGAAGGACTACTACGTCACTGAAGCGCTTCGCGTCATCGCCGTCACGGTGGGCGACAAGTGCATCTTCAAGGGCGGCACCAGTCTGTCGAAAGGTTGGAGCCTCATTCAGCGCTTCTCCGAGGACGTGGACATCTTTCTCGATCCGCGTGCCTTCGATCCGGTGCTCGGCAGGAACGGAATCAACCGGGAGCTCAAGGCCTTGCGCGATGCCGTCGCGGCGCATCCCGGCCTGACGTTCCTGCCGGATGAGAGCAGGACTGTCGGCGGTTTCGGACGGGCGGATCGGTTCTCGTTCGTCCAGGCGTTCGGTGGTCCTGGCGAAGTGGCCGGCTCCGTGCTCGTCGAGGCGGGGACGGCGAGCGGCCGTGAACCAACCGCTGATGTGGAGATCCGTTCGTACCTGGCCGAGTTCCTCGCCGAACGCGGCGTCTCGCTCGGCGCCGTGGACGAGGGCGGGTTCACGATGCGGCTGCTTCATTTCCGCCGGACGTTCGTCGAGAAGCTGTTCGCGATTC